One window from the genome of Polynucleobacter sp. MWH-Svant-W18 encodes:
- a CDS encoding DUF3429 domain-containing protein: protein MNPITPLVRKLAYAGLIPFIGLALLVQLAPTPLNYLSAESLAGYGAVITAFMGAIHWGANLHTLGKAPCGDRWIDRNAWIWGVIPALVAWLALHIYIPVGLLILASTLIIQRNIDQNTYRYYFSDEAACAAFMTIRNRLTYIAAACLTWAAIVILFIQA from the coding sequence GTGAACCCTATTACACCCCTCGTACGTAAACTGGCTTATGCAGGACTCATTCCGTTTATCGGTCTTGCTTTATTGGTGCAGCTCGCACCCACCCCATTAAATTATCTCAGCGCAGAATCCCTTGCTGGTTATGGCGCTGTCATTACTGCATTCATGGGTGCGATCCATTGGGGTGCCAATTTACATACCTTAGGTAAGGCGCCTTGCGGTGATCGTTGGATTGATCGCAATGCTTGGATTTGGGGTGTGATTCCAGCACTGGTTGCTTGGCTTGCCCTGCATATTTATATTCCAGTTGGCTTGCTCATTTTGGCATCCACTTTAATCATCCAACGCAATATTGATCAGAATACTTATCGATATTACTTTTCTGATGAAGCTGCTTGCGCTGCTTTCATGACCATTCGCAATCGTCTAACTTATATCGCTGCAGCTTGTTTAACTTGGGCAGCCATCGTGATTCTTTTTATTCAAGCATGA
- a CDS encoding 3-hydroxybutyryl-CoA dehydrogenase, translating to MKIQSVGVIGAGTMGNGIAQVCAVAGLDVVMVDINEAAVQRGLEQISKSLDRLVKKESITTAAKDAALKHIKGSTSYADFKGLDLVIEAATENQAIKEKILKQVDEIVGKDAIIATNTSSLSITKLAALDSNPARFIGMHFFNPPPLMALVEVIRGLQTSDATHAAIIEMAKRIGKEPITVKNSPGFVVNRILLPMINEAFFVLSEGLASPEDIDAGMKLGCNQPIGPLALADLIGLDTCLAVMEVYFENFSDSKYRPCPLLREMVAAGYLGRKTGRGVYRYDK from the coding sequence ATGAAGATTCAATCAGTCGGTGTAATCGGTGCAGGCACAATGGGCAATGGAATTGCGCAAGTTTGCGCGGTTGCAGGCCTAGATGTTGTCATGGTTGATATTAATGAAGCTGCCGTTCAACGCGGTCTTGAACAAATTAGCAAAAGCTTGGATCGGCTTGTTAAAAAAGAATCTATAACAACTGCAGCAAAAGATGCAGCACTAAAACACATTAAGGGGAGCACCTCTTATGCGGACTTCAAAGGCTTGGATTTGGTGATTGAAGCTGCTACTGAAAACCAAGCGATTAAAGAAAAGATTCTGAAGCAAGTCGATGAGATCGTTGGCAAAGATGCCATCATCGCTACCAATACTTCTTCCCTATCTATTACTAAGCTTGCTGCCCTGGATTCCAATCCAGCGCGTTTCATTGGTATGCACTTCTTTAACCCACCTCCTCTCATGGCTCTAGTTGAGGTCATTCGTGGTTTGCAAACCAGTGATGCAACCCATGCAGCAATTATTGAAATGGCAAAGCGCATAGGCAAAGAGCCCATTACCGTGAAGAACTCGCCAGGCTTTGTGGTGAACCGTATCTTGCTGCCGATGATTAATGAAGCTTTCTTTGTATTGTCCGAAGGCCTAGCCAGCCCAGAGGATATTGACGCTGGTATGAAGCTAGGCTGCAATCAACCAATCGGTCCACTAGCTTTAGCAGACTTGATTGGCTTAGATACCTGCCTAGCAGTGATGGAAGTCTATTTTGAGAATTTCAGCGACTCCAAATACCGCCCATGCCCCCTTTTACGAGAAATGGTAGCTGCGGGTTATCTCGGTCGCAAAACAGGTCGCGGTGTTTATCGTTATGATAAATAA
- a CDS encoding glutathione binding-like protein: protein MIDVYSWPTPNGHKVHIMLEECGYRLDRDWIAHPIDIGAGDQFQPEFLKISPNNKIPAITDPNGPDGKPIHLFESGAILLYLAGKTGKFLPKSTRAKYEVLEWLMFQMGGLGPMLGQNHHFRLYAPEKIEYAINRYTNEAKRLYGVLDTQLKDNLYIIGKSYSIADMAIYPWTRNWKNQGIDIHDYPHFKRWFEMIGERPAVKRGCAVLTALRKPLTDDKAREQLFGSTQYQKRK, encoded by the coding sequence GTGATTGATGTCTATAGCTGGCCCACCCCAAATGGTCATAAGGTGCACATCATGCTCGAAGAATGCGGTTACCGCCTAGATCGAGATTGGATTGCACACCCAATTGACATTGGGGCTGGCGATCAATTTCAGCCTGAATTTTTAAAAATCAGTCCCAACAATAAGATTCCAGCCATTACTGACCCAAATGGCCCAGATGGCAAACCCATTCATCTATTTGAGTCGGGTGCAATTTTGCTGTACCTGGCTGGGAAGACTGGGAAGTTTTTACCCAAGTCCACTCGCGCTAAGTATGAGGTCTTAGAGTGGCTGATGTTTCAGATGGGTGGATTGGGCCCCATGCTTGGGCAAAACCACCATTTTCGTCTCTATGCGCCTGAGAAAATTGAATACGCCATCAATCGCTACACCAATGAAGCCAAGCGTTTATATGGGGTTCTCGACACGCAACTGAAAGATAATCTTTATATTATTGGGAAAAGTTACTCTATTGCCGATATGGCCATTTATCCATGGACGCGGAATTGGAAAAATCAGGGAATAGATATCCACGACTATCCCCATTTCAAGCGGTGGTTCGAGATGATTGGTGAACGTCCCGCTGTAAAACGCGGATGCGCAGTGTTGACAGCACTACGCAAGCCCTTGACTGATGACAAAGCGAGAGAGCAATTGTTTGGTTCAACGCAGTATCAAAAAAGGAAATAG
- the yaaA gene encoding peroxide stress protein YaaA — MLIVLSPAKSLDYKTPVKLKTSTLPEFVSESAKLIADLKKLSPQEIADLMGLSDQLAALNVGRYRDWSKKFTEENSKPAIYAFDGDVYDGFDVKTLDAKAIHFAQDHVRILSGLYGALRPLDLMQPYRLEMGTAFQNARGKDLYAFWGNRVTNSLKQILEKQKKPVLLNLASEEYFKVLQAKELDCPVISPVFQDGKDGKYKIISFYAKRARGLMARYVVENRITDPAHLKGFNLDGYKYFAAESKLDKPIFRRAERK; from the coding sequence ATGCTGATCGTACTCTCCCCCGCAAAATCCCTCGATTACAAGACCCCCGTTAAGCTTAAGACGTCTACCTTGCCGGAATTTGTCTCAGAATCGGCAAAGTTGATTGCGGACTTGAAAAAACTATCCCCCCAAGAGATTGCTGATTTGATGGGTTTGTCTGATCAGTTGGCAGCCTTAAACGTTGGCCGTTACCGCGATTGGTCTAAAAAATTTACTGAAGAAAACAGCAAACCTGCGATCTACGCATTCGATGGCGATGTTTATGATGGCTTTGATGTCAAAACCCTTGATGCCAAAGCAATCCACTTTGCGCAAGACCATGTTCGTATTTTGTCAGGACTCTATGGCGCTCTGAGACCCTTGGATTTAATGCAGCCCTATCGCCTGGAGATGGGCACCGCGTTTCAAAATGCGCGCGGCAAAGATCTCTACGCTTTTTGGGGTAACCGAGTGACCAATTCTTTAAAACAGATTTTAGAAAAGCAAAAGAAACCCGTATTGCTCAATTTAGCCTCTGAAGAGTATTTCAAAGTCCTACAAGCCAAAGAACTCGATTGTCCAGTGATTTCTCCCGTGTTTCAGGACGGCAAGGATGGCAAGTACAAAATCATTTCGTTTTATGCCAAACGGGCTCGTGGGCTCATGGCTCGGTATGTTGTGGAGAATCGCATTACAGACCCAGCACACTTAAAGGGCTTTAATTTGGATGGTTATAAATACTTTGCTGCAGAATCCAAGTTGGATAAGCCTATCTTTAGAAGGGCGGAGAGAAAATAA
- a CDS encoding DUF2863 family protein: MALHRTKSSQRSSPEVEKLVSDAISLAASGSQIEDRFWEDRLNVRLMRLLKSQNQNVIDAALDQTFRINTVAFEVLADTAETLAESLRMEHEGQEWDVLLLAMPIVAHTRYQIPSGPLPSSIIEATAQALNTAIAAPETRLAIVPWLYSIDQMPHSHCQTRVLTEALANAAICNKDVKLELRDMSETIAVLADPRFIIAALSAPSGSPIFRWQAEPPARQERGVSLIGWQNAMQEPIASLLPGCEFELLLPESYFTNCRLADKHVRPLSIRAAVNFLESGLGILPAGLSCVVGAFGEDQADEYRISFSAKGSSEIMYGVIWPLYDRESVANDALNDVSDDESPIKKICDALHDAGVEDVFRHAMLFDPELCDDCGAPLFPDRSGEAVHAEMPEDTPSQQPLFH, translated from the coding sequence ATGGCTTTACATCGCACCAAATCCTCGCAGCGTAGTTCTCCTGAAGTTGAAAAGCTTGTGTCAGATGCTATTTCCTTGGCAGCTTCCGGTAGTCAGATTGAAGATCGTTTTTGGGAAGATCGTCTCAATGTTCGTTTGATGCGTTTACTTAAAAGCCAAAATCAAAATGTGATTGATGCTGCCTTAGATCAAACATTTCGTATTAATACGGTTGCATTTGAAGTGCTTGCAGACACGGCGGAAACTTTGGCAGAGTCTCTCAGAATGGAGCATGAAGGGCAGGAGTGGGATGTGCTGTTATTGGCAATGCCCATCGTTGCACACACGCGCTATCAAATTCCTTCGGGACCATTGCCATCTAGCATCATCGAGGCTACTGCTCAAGCGCTCAATACCGCTATCGCAGCACCAGAAACGCGCCTAGCAATTGTTCCTTGGCTCTATAGCATCGACCAAATGCCACATTCCCATTGCCAAACTCGGGTCTTAACTGAAGCGTTGGCAAATGCAGCGATCTGCAATAAAGATGTGAAATTAGAGTTACGCGATATGTCCGAGACGATTGCAGTGCTCGCCGATCCCCGATTCATCATTGCTGCATTGAGTGCGCCGAGTGGTTCACCAATCTTTCGTTGGCAAGCCGAGCCGCCAGCACGTCAAGAGCGCGGTGTCAGTTTGATTGGTTGGCAAAATGCAATGCAAGAGCCGATTGCATCTCTCTTACCAGGCTGTGAATTTGAGTTGCTATTGCCAGAGTCTTATTTCACTAACTGCCGTTTAGCAGATAAACATGTTCGACCCTTAAGTATTCGTGCAGCTGTTAACTTCTTGGAAAGCGGCCTTGGCATTCTGCCGGCTGGTCTATCTTGCGTGGTCGGCGCCTTTGGAGAAGATCAGGCGGATGAATACCGTATCTCTTTTAGTGCCAAAGGCTCTTCTGAAATCATGTACGGTGTGATTTGGCCCCTGTACGACCGCGAGAGCGTGGCGAACGATGCCTTAAACGATGTCTCGGATGACGAGAGTCCGATTAAAAAGATTTGTGATGCCTTGCATGATGCTGGGGTAGAGGATGTATTCCGCCACGCTATGCTCTTTGATCCAGAGTTATGTGATGACTGTGGCGCTCCCTTATTCCCCGATCGCTCTGGTGAAGCAGTGCATGCAGAGATGCCTGAAGACACCCCATCACAACAACCTTTATTTCATTAA
- a CDS encoding malate dehydrogenase: MAKAPMRVAVTGAAGQIGYSLLFRIANGDLLGKDQPVILQLLEIPDEKAQKALAGVMMELEDCAFPLLAGMTAHSDPMTAFKDIDVALLVGARPRGPGMERKDLLSANAQIFTAQGKALNAVAKKTVKVLVVGNPANTNAYIAMKSAPDIPAKNFTAMLRLDHNRALSQLATKLNKPVADIEKLVVWGNHSPTMYPDYRFATVDGKSVKDSINDAAWNKDVFIPTVGKRGAAIIEARGLSSAASAANAAIDHVRDWVLGTNGKWVTMGIPSKGEYGIPAEVIYGFPVVCENGEYKMIEGLEIDEFSRERMNHTLNELLEEQAGVKHLLS; the protein is encoded by the coding sequence ATGGCAAAAGCCCCAATGCGTGTCGCCGTAACCGGTGCAGCCGGTCAAATCGGATATTCCCTCCTCTTCCGTATCGCCAATGGCGACCTCTTGGGCAAAGATCAGCCCGTCATCCTCCAGTTGCTCGAGATTCCTGATGAGAAAGCTCAAAAAGCATTGGCAGGTGTCATGATGGAATTGGAAGACTGTGCATTCCCACTATTGGCAGGTATGACAGCGCACTCTGATCCAATGACTGCGTTTAAAGATATTGACGTCGCTCTTTTAGTTGGCGCACGTCCGCGCGGCCCTGGTATGGAGCGCAAAGATTTGCTCTCTGCTAACGCACAAATTTTCACAGCTCAAGGCAAGGCATTAAATGCAGTAGCTAAGAAGACTGTCAAAGTATTGGTTGTTGGCAATCCAGCAAATACAAATGCTTACATCGCAATGAAGTCTGCACCAGATATTCCTGCAAAAAACTTCACAGCAATGTTGCGCCTCGATCACAACCGTGCGCTCTCACAATTGGCCACCAAATTGAACAAGCCTGTTGCCGATATTGAGAAGCTCGTGGTGTGGGGTAATCACAGCCCAACAATGTATCCAGACTATCGCTTTGCAACTGTTGATGGCAAGTCAGTAAAAGACTCTATCAATGATGCAGCATGGAACAAAGATGTATTTATCCCTACCGTTGGTAAGCGTGGCGCAGCAATTATTGAAGCGCGTGGCTTGTCTTCAGCCGCTTCTGCAGCCAATGCAGCAATTGACCATGTGCGTGACTGGGTTCTAGGCACAAATGGTAAGTGGGTCACTATGGGTATCCCATCTAAGGGCGAATACGGCATTCCAGCCGAAGTCATTTATGGCTTCCCAGTGGTTTGCGAAAACGGTGAATACAAGATGATCGAAGGTCTAGAGATCGATGAATTCTCCCGCGAGCGTATGAACCACACCCTCAACGAATTGCTTGAAGAACAAGCTGGCGTTAAGCACTTGCTCTCTTAA
- a CDS encoding GntR family transcriptional regulator — protein sequence MNLSDINLPVASFSPLYEQIKAMILASLQASEWLPGEAIPSEMELAARFAVSQGTVRKAIDELASQNLLVRRQGKGTFVATHQEDDWQYRFLHLAPDSGMKFHLANRFLVCTKTEANAYVANLLKLKAGDPIIHIDRIQSYAGQPIVFEEIWLPGVRFTGLDLDTLNAWHGTVYGLYESQFATHMVRAEEKIKAIAADETLARHLHLAPGAPLLSVERVAFTYGNKPVEIRHARYDTSEQHYENKLN from the coding sequence GTGAATTTGTCAGATATAAATTTGCCTGTAGCCTCATTTAGCCCTCTGTACGAGCAGATTAAGGCGATGATTTTGGCTAGCCTGCAAGCCTCTGAATGGCTTCCGGGAGAGGCTATTCCCAGCGAAATGGAGTTGGCAGCCCGATTCGCGGTCAGCCAAGGTACAGTCCGCAAGGCGATTGATGAGCTGGCCTCTCAAAATCTATTAGTCAGACGTCAGGGGAAGGGCACTTTTGTGGCCACCCACCAAGAGGATGACTGGCAATATCGCTTTTTGCACCTTGCCCCCGATTCTGGGATGAAATTTCACCTGGCCAATCGCTTCCTGGTATGTACAAAAACCGAGGCCAATGCTTACGTAGCCAATTTGCTGAAATTAAAGGCAGGTGACCCGATTATTCACATCGACCGAATTCAGAGCTATGCGGGGCAACCCATTGTTTTTGAAGAGATTTGGTTGCCAGGAGTACGTTTTACTGGGCTTGATCTTGATACCCTCAATGCTTGGCATGGCACTGTTTATGGCTTGTATGAGAGTCAATTTGCGACCCATATGGTGCGCGCTGAAGAAAAAATCAAAGCGATCGCTGCTGATGAGACCTTAGCTCGACATTTGCACTTAGCCCCAGGCGCGCCGTTACTTTCTGTAGAAAGGGTGGCCTTCACCTACGGGAATAAACCAGTAGAAATTCGGCATGCAAGATATGACACTTCTGAACAGCATTACGAGAACAAGTTGAATTAG
- the sdhC gene encoding succinate dehydrogenase, cytochrome b556 subunit, whose translation MVDAQQNVKKDRPVYRNIGLAQLVKYRLPWAGKVSILHRISGAVLFLLLPFILYLFDQSLASEVSYQHFQAFTSSFLVKIICLGLIWCFLHHFCAGIRYLLLDLEIGVEKSESNRSAIFVLFLGLALTAVVGLKLFGLY comes from the coding sequence ATGGTTGATGCACAGCAAAACGTAAAAAAAGATAGACCGGTTTATCGCAATATTGGTCTTGCCCAGTTAGTCAAATATCGCCTTCCTTGGGCTGGCAAAGTTTCCATCCTCCACCGCATTAGCGGAGCAGTGCTCTTCCTTTTATTGCCCTTCATCTTGTATCTCTTTGATCAAAGTCTGGCATCTGAAGTGAGCTACCAACACTTCCAGGCATTTACTAGCAGCTTCTTGGTCAAAATCATTTGCTTAGGCTTGATCTGGTGTTTCTTGCACCACTTCTGTGCTGGTATTCGTTACCTCTTGCTCGATTTAGAAATTGGCGTAGAGAAGTCTGAGTCAAATCGTTCAGCGATCTTCGTATTGTTCCTTGGCTTAGCTTTGACTGCGGTCGTAGGTCTCAAATTATTCGGCTTGTACTAA
- the sdhD gene encoding succinate dehydrogenase, hydrophobic membrane anchor protein: MPIYQIGPKRLVVGAHYGLKEWIIQRVTAIVMVVFTVVLLVDYCITGSATYEGWSALFSNQFMKLLTLLAFISLFYHAWIGIRDIWMDYIKPVSIRLTLQVLTVLYLVACAAYAVQILWKV, encoded by the coding sequence ATGCCTATTTATCAGATTGGACCAAAACGCTTAGTAGTAGGCGCTCATTACGGTCTTAAAGAGTGGATCATCCAGCGCGTGACAGCGATTGTGATGGTGGTGTTCACCGTTGTTTTACTCGTGGACTATTGCATTACTGGTAGCGCGACTTATGAAGGTTGGTCTGCTTTGTTTAGCAACCAATTTATGAAGTTATTGACGCTCTTAGCATTCATCAGCTTGTTCTACCACGCTTGGATTGGTATCCGCGATATCTGGATGGATTACATCAAGCCTGTCAGCATTCGTTTAACACTGCAAGTGTTAACTGTTCTGTATCTAGTAGCCTGTGCGGCTTATGCCGTACAAATTTTGTGGAAAGTGTAA
- the sdhA gene encoding succinate dehydrogenase flavoprotein subunit: MTAIQKSLPRRRFDAVIVGAGGSGMRASLQLAEAGLNVAVLTKVFPTRSHTVAAQGGIGASLGNMSEDNWHYHFYDTIKGSDWLGDQDVIEFMCREAPKVVYELEHFGMPFDRNPDGTIYQRPFGGHTANYGEKPVQRACAAADRTGHAMLHTLYQRNVRAKTNFFVEWLALDLIRDDDGDVVGVTALEMETGQVYILEAKVVMMATGGAGRIWDASTNAFINTGDGMGLAARAGIPLEDMEFWQFHPTGVAGAGVLLTEGCRGEGGILRNKDGERFMERYAPTYKDLAPRDFVSRCMDQEIKEGRGCGPNGDYVVLDLTHIGAETIMKRLPSVYEIGINFANVDVTKEPIPVVPTIHYQMGGIPTNIHGQVVVPANGIHNEIVNGLYAIGECSCVSVHGANRLGTNSLLDLLVFGRAAGNHIVGLDLKNREFKPLPANAGQQTLERIAKLDNSTSGEYAQDVANDIRKCMQKYAGVFRNQELMDEGVRQMAKLTERAKHLWVKDKSEIFNTARIEALEVANLVETANATMISAAARKESRGAHSHDDHQHRDDENWMKHTLWYSEGNRLTYKPVVLKPLTVESFPPKERTF, encoded by the coding sequence ATGACTGCAATTCAAAAATCATTGCCACGCCGCCGTTTTGATGCGGTGATTGTTGGTGCGGGTGGTTCAGGTATGCGCGCTTCTTTGCAGTTGGCTGAAGCCGGCCTCAATGTTGCTGTACTAACTAAAGTATTTCCAACACGTTCACATACGGTTGCTGCACAAGGCGGTATCGGTGCTTCATTGGGCAATATGAGTGAAGATAATTGGCACTATCACTTTTATGACACGATCAAAGGATCTGACTGGTTAGGTGACCAGGATGTGATCGAGTTTATGTGTCGTGAAGCTCCAAAAGTCGTTTACGAGTTAGAGCATTTCGGTATGCCTTTCGACCGCAATCCAGATGGCACGATTTATCAGCGTCCATTTGGCGGTCACACCGCAAACTATGGTGAGAAGCCAGTGCAACGTGCTTGTGCTGCCGCTGACCGTACTGGCCACGCGATGTTGCATACCTTGTATCAACGCAACGTGCGCGCTAAAACCAACTTCTTCGTTGAGTGGCTTGCGCTCGATTTGATTCGTGATGACGACGGTGATGTGGTTGGTGTTACTGCCCTTGAAATGGAAACCGGTCAGGTTTACATCTTGGAAGCCAAGGTGGTGATGATGGCAACTGGTGGTGCGGGCCGTATTTGGGATGCATCTACCAACGCATTTATTAATACCGGTGACGGTATGGGCCTTGCAGCCCGCGCAGGCATTCCATTGGAAGACATGGAGTTCTGGCAATTTCATCCAACTGGCGTTGCTGGTGCAGGCGTGTTGTTGACAGAAGGTTGTCGCGGTGAAGGCGGTATCTTGCGTAACAAGGATGGCGAACGCTTCATGGAGCGTTATGCGCCAACTTATAAAGACTTAGCGCCACGCGATTTCGTATCTCGCTGTATGGATCAGGAGATTAAAGAAGGGCGCGGTTGCGGCCCGAATGGTGACTACGTTGTGCTTGATTTGACCCACATCGGCGCAGAAACGATCATGAAGCGTTTGCCTTCTGTATATGAGATCGGCATTAACTTTGCAAACGTTGACGTGACCAAAGAGCCAATTCCGGTAGTGCCAACTATTCACTATCAGATGGGTGGAATTCCAACCAATATTCATGGTCAAGTTGTAGTGCCAGCCAATGGTATTCACAATGAAATCGTTAATGGACTGTATGCGATCGGTGAATGCTCATGTGTATCTGTGCACGGCGCTAACCGCTTAGGCACCAACTCATTGCTCGATCTCTTAGTATTCGGTCGCGCAGCGGGTAACCATATCGTTGGTCTTGATCTGAAAAATCGTGAATTCAAACCATTGCCTGCTAATGCTGGTCAGCAAACTTTGGAGCGCATTGCGAAGTTGGATAACTCCACTTCTGGTGAATACGCACAAGACGTTGCGAACGATATTCGTAAGTGCATGCAGAAATATGCTGGCGTGTTCCGTAACCAAGAGTTGATGGACGAAGGCGTTCGTCAAATGGCGAAGTTGACTGAACGCGCTAAGCACCTTTGGGTTAAGGACAAGTCTGAGATTTTCAATACCGCGCGCATTGAAGCCTTAGAAGTGGCCAACTTAGTTGAGACTGCAAATGCAACCATGATTTCTGCGGCAGCTCGCAAAGAGAGTCGTGGTGCACACTCACATGATGATCATCAACATCGTGACGACGAAAATTGGATGAAACACACACTTTGGTATAGCGAAGGCAATAGACTGACTTACAAGCCAGTTGTATTGAAGCCTTTGACAGTTGAGTCCTTCCCTCCAAAAGAACGTACTTTCTAA
- a CDS encoding succinate dehydrogenase iron-sulfur subunit, which translates to MSDIRIFEIYRYDPDVDAAPRMQRYELELTGERMLLDALISLKKQDETISYRRSCREGVCGSDAMNINGKNGLACLTNMLTLPKVITLRPLPGLPVVRDLIVDMTLFFKQYLSIKPYLVNDNPAPEKERLQSPEEREELNGLYECILCASCSTSCPSFWWNPDKFVGPAGLLQAYRFIADSRDEDTAQRLDNLEDPYRLFRCHTIMNCVDVCPKHLNPTKAIGKIKELMVRRAV; encoded by the coding sequence ATGAGTGATATCCGTATATTTGAAATTTACCGCTACGATCCAGATGTCGATGCAGCGCCACGCATGCAGCGCTATGAGTTAGAGCTCACTGGCGAGCGGATGTTGTTGGATGCTTTGATTTCTTTGAAGAAACAAGACGAAACGATTTCTTATCGTCGTTCATGCCGTGAAGGTGTGTGCGGCTCAGATGCGATGAACATCAACGGTAAAAATGGCTTGGCCTGCTTGACTAATATGTTGACTTTGCCAAAGGTCATTACATTGCGCCCATTACCTGGCTTGCCAGTGGTGCGTGATTTGATTGTCGACATGACTTTGTTCTTCAAGCAATACTTATCTATCAAGCCTTATTTGGTAAATGACAATCCCGCTCCAGAAAAAGAGCGTCTCCAGAGTCCTGAAGAGCGTGAAGAGTTGAATGGTTTATATGAGTGCATCTTGTGCGCATCATGCTCAACCTCATGCCCATCTTTCTGGTGGAATCCAGACAAGTTTGTTGGCCCAGCTGGTTTATTGCAGGCTTATCGTTTCATTGCTGATAGTCGCGATGAAGATACGGCACAGCGCTTGGACAACCTTGAAGACCCATACCGTTTATTCCGTTGTCACACCATCATGAATTGCGTGGATGTCTGTCCTAAGCATTTGAACCCGACGAAGGCGATTGGCAAGATCAAGGAGTTGATGGTTCGTAGGGCAGTATGA
- a CDS encoding succinate dehydrogenase assembly factor 2 translates to MTLGNAELYRLKSDARRGLLENDLILQRFFERYGTQLSVEDGKVLSQLLALDDNDLMDLLIGRKDSVASLEKEMQTDSFKALLQKLREK, encoded by the coding sequence ATGACCCTCGGCAATGCAGAGTTATATCGCTTAAAGAGTGATGCCCGCAGGGGTTTACTAGAAAACGACCTAATTCTGCAGCGTTTTTTTGAGCGCTACGGCACTCAGTTAAGCGTAGAAGATGGAAAAGTTTTAAGCCAGTTATTAGCTTTAGATGACAACGACTTGATGGATTTACTCATTGGGCGCAAAGACTCTGTAGCAAGCCTGGAAAAGGAGATGCAAACAGACTCCTTTAAAGCTTTATTACAAAAGCTGAGAGAGAAGTAA